In Saccharolobus solfataricus, a genomic segment contains:
- a CDS encoding glycosyltransferase family A protein: MRRWLKTLLFTRINTKAIVANFDQAEISRYLCNKWKFIQSKNRWIGPKVSEALKETSGDVVVFLEDDDLFERTKLKVIYDIFKQNQNLGFYRHKVKIINENGKEANLPYNLYNSGKIVIKKSRNIGKQYLLTYTEAVMCPCLPWQSEEKF, encoded by the coding sequence ATGAGACGATGGTTAAAAACTTTACTCTTTACTAGGATTAATACAAAGGCTATCGTAGCCAATTTTGATCAAGCTGAGATTTCTAGGTATTTATGTAATAAATGGAAATTTATTCAGTCCAAAAATAGATGGATAGGGCCCAAGGTTTCTGAAGCACTAAAAGAAACATCTGGTGATGTGGTAGTTTTCTTAGAGGATGATGATCTATTTGAAAGAACCAAATTAAAGGTAATATATGATATATTTAAGCAAAATCAAAATTTAGGTTTTTATAGACATAAAGTTAAGATTATTAATGAAAACGGTAAGGAAGCAAATTTACCTTACAACCTATATAATTCTGGTAAAATTGTTATCAAGAAAAGTCGAAATATTGGAAAACAATATTTATTAACTTACACAGAGGCGGTTATGTGTCCGTGTCTTCCATGGCAATCAGAAGAGAAATTTTAG
- a CDS encoding FkbM family methyltransferase encodes MAFLEVKLKDNNRIFLKNSIYDLYALLSLLKKGWKVKEADENNAILCKEVCLKIRTKKGADIGHIDEIYECKTYGESFKGVVIDVGASNADSSIFFATNGAEKVIALEPFPESYELGKYNIKINNLDNKVILLPYALTNYEGYVDFIISSDNPNVNTVSPSTQVMGLLGIKFDQKIKVPTTTLASLIQKYNIDRVYLLKMDCEGCEYAILRDLPAEVLNKIENIILEFHDYPQDLPDILRKAGFNVNYENKPIGILKAYKNDKLA; translated from the coding sequence TTGGCATTTTTAGAAGTTAAATTAAAAGACAATAATAGAATATTTTTAAAAAATAGTATTTACGATTTATACGCTCTTCTTAGCTTATTAAAAAAAGGTTGGAAGGTTAAAGAAGCAGACGAGAATAATGCTATTTTATGCAAAGAAGTCTGTTTGAAAATTAGAACTAAAAAAGGTGCAGATATTGGACATATAGATGAAATATATGAGTGCAAGACCTATGGTGAGTCTTTTAAAGGAGTTGTAATAGATGTAGGAGCTTCCAATGCAGATTCGTCTATTTTCTTTGCAACTAACGGGGCAGAAAAAGTTATTGCGTTAGAACCTTTTCCTGAGTCTTATGAACTTGGAAAATATAATATAAAAATTAATAATTTAGATAATAAGGTAATTTTATTGCCTTATGCATTAACTAATTATGAGGGGTATGTAGATTTTATTATTTCTTCAGACAATCCTAATGTAAATACTGTTAGCCCTTCTACTCAAGTTATGGGATTATTAGGAATTAAATTTGACCAAAAGATTAAGGTGCCTACGACGACTCTTGCATCTTTAATTCAAAAATATAATATTGATAGAGTATACTTACTTAAGATGGATTGTGAAGGTTGCGAATACGCTATATTAAGGGATCTTCCTGCAGAAGTATTGAATAAAATAGAAAATATAATATTAGAGTTTCACGATTATCCGCAAGATCTTCCAGATATTTTAAGAAAAGCTGGGTTCAACGTTAATTACGAGAATAAACCTATAGGAATTTTAAAAGCATATAAAAACGATAAACTAGCGTAA
- a CDS encoding 50S ribosomal protein L11 methyltransferase: MEFIPPKRLLELIRQYSTTFENWHSVMLSIYLHKERIKCKLRNGQLLYLKPNEIVLLAGLKIVELNEDSVRFQFNGREICLKGWKLSYPGDSFSDYWRIDVRGKRVLDIGAGIGDSPIYFSIAGAKEVVAVEVDSKKVELMRENLKANSINNVIVVDKGVGIKDDENYISWPKLISNYGPFDVAKIDCDGCEKIIVPYIKEIPSLLIEWDYNYKDIVSNLTKNGYKVKVEHTLKNLGFIYAKKR, encoded by the coding sequence GTGGAGTTCATTCCGCCTAAACGATTGCTTGAATTAATAAGACAATATAGTACGACTTTCGAGAACTGGCATTCAGTAATGCTCAGTATTTATCTTCATAAAGAGAGGATAAAGTGTAAACTAAGAAATGGGCAACTACTGTATTTGAAACCTAACGAGATAGTCTTGCTGGCTGGGCTAAAGATCGTTGAACTTAATGAAGATAGTGTGAGATTTCAATTTAATGGAAGGGAAATTTGTTTGAAGGGTTGGAAATTAAGTTATCCAGGTGATTCCTTCTCAGATTATTGGAGAATAGACGTTAGGGGAAAGAGAGTGTTAGATATAGGGGCAGGGATTGGGGATTCCCCAATTTACTTTTCCATTGCAGGAGCGAAAGAGGTGGTAGCAGTAGAAGTAGACAGTAAGAAAGTTGAACTAATGAGGGAAAACTTAAAGGCTAACAGTATCAATAACGTTATTGTGGTAGACAAGGGCGTAGGCATAAAGGACGATGAAAATTATATCAGTTGGCCAAAATTAATCTCTAATTATGGTCCATTTGATGTAGCTAAAATAGACTGCGACGGATGTGAGAAAATCATAGTCCCTTATATCAAGGAAATACCGAGTTTGCTCATAGAATGGGATTATAACTATAAGGATATAGTAAGTAATCTGACTAAAAACGGGTATAAAGTAAAAGTTGAGCACACCCTAAAGAACTTAGGGTTTATTTATGCAAAGAAGCGGTGA
- a CDS encoding glycosyltransferase family 2 protein yields MLRSTVIVTAHRRKAFIKDAIESVMENSLKPTEIIVVKNFKDYQIDSFLETYHVKNIYTDDETLGGKISLGIYQSSGDILFFLDDDDLFSKDKIREVIYKFSKYDIGFYHNAQEVIHNKLTGSNLSTDNQRFMYYTSIDTRRLKELLYKFKAGFNGSSIVISRDLAMRCVDLLKNVNISVDTFLLFCAVENNLPIMIDFRKLTYYRIIMSQNSNTEVNDKLFKMLYEDALYFKQIFSSKALRDFIEMSIIQHDFLYKIISKKEISKRDALISMVKMLRYSLKYPNKWNFFLQGLSLLSVFSAEKSRSLYLKKVRSNSMLSI; encoded by the coding sequence GTGTTAAGATCAACAGTAATCGTTACAGCGCATAGGAGGAAGGCGTTTATAAAGGACGCTATTGAGTCTGTCATGGAAAATTCATTGAAACCAACAGAGATTATAGTAGTGAAGAATTTCAAGGACTATCAGATTGACTCGTTTTTAGAAACTTATCATGTTAAGAATATTTATACTGATGATGAAACATTGGGCGGAAAGATTTCATTAGGCATATATCAGAGTTCTGGCGATATATTGTTCTTTTTGGATGATGATGATTTATTTAGTAAAGATAAAATTAGGGAAGTTATCTATAAATTCAGTAAATATGATATAGGGTTTTATCATAACGCTCAAGAGGTAATTCATAACAAGTTAACTGGTTCTAATTTATCTACGGATAATCAAAGATTTATGTATTATACTAGTATTGACACTCGAAGGCTGAAGGAACTTTTATACAAGTTTAAAGCAGGGTTTAACGGTAGTTCTATAGTAATTAGTAGAGACTTGGCGATGAGATGCGTTGACTTATTGAAAAATGTTAATATATCTGTCGATACATTTCTATTATTTTGTGCCGTAGAAAATAACCTACCTATAATGATAGATTTTAGAAAGTTGACTTATTACAGGATTATTATGAGCCAAAATAGTAATACAGAGGTAAATGACAAATTGTTTAAGATGCTATACGAAGACGCATTGTATTTTAAGCAAATATTTAGTAGCAAAGCCCTGAGAGATTTTATTGAAATGTCTATTATTCAGCATGATTTCTTATATAAGATTATTTCTAAAAAAGAAATTAGTAAAAGAGACGCTTTAATTAGCATGGTAAAGATGTTAAGATATTCCCTAAAATACCCTAATAAGTGGAATTTCTTCCTACAAGGACTTTCCTTATTATCAGTGTTCTCAGCGGAGAAAAGCAGAAGTCTCTATCTAAAAAAAGTTCGGAGTAACTCAATGCTCTCTATATAA
- a CDS encoding class I SAM-dependent methyltransferase, with amino-acid sequence MPKDPIKEFYEQHYAKLELTAHMLRRIKLTEDAIEKFAKSKESILEIGCGTGENLSYYVNKFHFTNAYCVEIASFAEMEIREKGITPFILDVNVTEIPLEISSIDVLGR; translated from the coding sequence ATGCCTAAAGACCCAATAAAGGAATTCTACGAGCAACACTACGCTAAGTTAGAGTTAACAGCCCACATGCTTAGGAGGATAAAACTAACTGAGGACGCGATTGAAAAATTTGCAAAAAGTAAAGAGTCGATATTAGAAATAGGCTGCGGTACTGGAGAGAACTTGTCTTACTACGTTAACAAGTTTCATTTCACTAACGCCTACTGTGTGGAAATAGCATCTTTTGCTGAGATGGAAATTAGGGAGAAGGGCATAACCCCGTTTATACTTGACGTAAACGTTACTGAGATTCCTTTAGAGATTTCCTCAATCGATGTTTTGGGGAGGTGA
- a CDS encoding FkbM family methyltransferase, which produces MANYASFIEVLISNFNRYPYTLFPLYAKAYKNPLIVALKSLLRHYPFVVELKNGEKVLVTGKGYKIASYYAFLYLARKKGKKINIIDIDENTIKIIYDTNEIILKDYTKGDIIGVYIKEEYQDVNVKDKTVIDCGAAIGDSAIYFSLKGAKRVIAIEAYPKIAKIAEENVKLNNFKNIQIVNAACGTDGIVTVNPRLGGGPTPLMSSNNGYTVPSFSLQGLIKNFQVEKGSVLKLDCEGCEYEFLLNADSSTLEYFDQIIMEYHYGYSHLKRKLEKAGFKVKVTKPELWNNQYKKGLILGKLYASRE; this is translated from the coding sequence ATGGCTAACTATGCATCATTTATAGAGGTACTAATAAGTAATTTCAATAGGTATCCATATACCCTTTTCCCTTTATATGCAAAAGCATACAAAAATCCATTAATTGTAGCCCTCAAATCATTATTAAGACATTACCCATTTGTTGTTGAATTAAAAAACGGAGAAAAGGTTTTAGTGACCGGAAAAGGGTATAAGATCGCCTCTTATTATGCTTTTCTCTATTTAGCTCGCAAAAAAGGTAAAAAAATAAATATAATAGACATAGATGAGAATACAATTAAAATAATTTATGATACTAATGAGATAATTTTGAAGGATTATACTAAAGGTGATATCATTGGAGTTTACATTAAGGAAGAATATCAAGATGTAAACGTAAAAGATAAAACCGTCATTGATTGCGGAGCTGCGATAGGAGATTCTGCTATTTACTTCTCGTTAAAAGGAGCCAAAAGAGTTATTGCGATAGAAGCGTATCCAAAGATAGCTAAAATTGCAGAGGAAAACGTGAAACTCAATAACTTTAAGAACATCCAGATTGTTAATGCCGCGTGCGGAACTGATGGTATTGTAACGGTGAATCCGAGGCTAGGCGGTGGACCAACACCACTGATGAGTTCAAATAACGGTTATACTGTTCCGTCGTTCTCGTTGCAAGGCTTAATAAAAAATTTCCAAGTAGAGAAAGGAAGCGTGTTGAAGCTAGATTGTGAAGGATGTGAATACGAATTCTTATTAAATGCTGATAGTTCCACATTAGAGTATTTTGACCAGATCATAATGGAGTACCATTATGGATATTCTCATCTGAAAAGAAAATTAGAGAAGGCCGGATTTAAAGTGAAGGTAACCAAACCAGAACTATGGAATAATCAATATAAAAAGGGTTTAATCCTAGGTAAATTATATGCTTCTAGAGAATAA
- a CDS encoding dTDP-glucose 4,6-dehydratase, with product MKIIVVGGAGFIGSAFVRELNKRGIKPIVVDLLTYAGRKENLIGTDYDFVQADVRSEKMHDIIKEYSPDIVINFAAETHVDRSIYKPQDFVTTNVLGTVNLLEASRKFNFKYVHISTDEVYGEECGDENSPLKPSSPYSASKASADLFVKAYVRTYGISAVIVRPSNNYGPRQFPEKLIPKAIIRTLLGIHIPVYGDGKAERDWIFVEDTARIIFDVVSRAEWKGEVYNIPGGQRYNVLEILKMLEEVSGKEVKIKFVSDRPGHDRRYCMTTSMKYEVTPFKEGLRRTYEWYLNNRWWWEPLINDKFFVEDEPWLTV from the coding sequence ATGAAAATCATAGTAGTTGGTGGTGCTGGGTTCATAGGCTCCGCTTTCGTGAGGGAGTTGAACAAGAGGGGTATAAAGCCCATCGTAGTAGACCTCTTAACCTACGCTGGAAGGAAGGAAAACCTCATTGGGACAGACTACGATTTCGTCCAAGCCGACGTTAGGAGCGAAAAAATGCATGATATAATTAAGGAGTATTCTCCAGACATCGTCATAAATTTCGCAGCCGAGACCCACGTAGATAGGTCAATTTATAAACCACAAGATTTCGTAACTACTAATGTTCTAGGTACGGTAAACTTACTTGAGGCTTCACGGAAATTCAATTTCAAATACGTCCACATCTCTACAGATGAGGTTTACGGTGAGGAGTGCGGGGATGAGAACTCACCTTTAAAACCCTCTTCTCCTTATAGCGCGTCTAAAGCGTCAGCTGACTTGTTCGTAAAGGCTTACGTAAGGACTTATGGGATAAGTGCGGTTATAGTTAGACCATCTAATAACTACGGTCCTAGGCAGTTCCCTGAAAAGTTAATACCTAAGGCTATAATTAGGACTTTACTAGGGATACACATTCCAGTGTACGGTGATGGGAAAGCTGAAAGAGACTGGATATTTGTAGAGGACACTGCTAGGATAATTTTCGACGTGGTGAGTAGAGCTGAGTGGAAAGGGGAAGTATATAACATACCGGGAGGGCAGAGGTATAATGTGCTCGAGATCTTGAAGATGTTGGAGGAAGTGAGCGGTAAAGAGGTTAAGATAAAGTTTGTCTCAGATAGACCTGGCCACGATAGAAGGTATTGTATGACAACAAGTATGAAATATGAAGTAACGCCATTTAAGGAGGGTCTGAGGAGGACTTATGAATGGTATTTGAATAACAGATGGTGGTGGGAGCCTTTAATTAATGATAAGTTCTTCGTAGAAGACGAGCCGTGGTTGACAGTTTAG
- a CDS encoding glycosyltransferase codes for MKIFFLTSRLKERDGASRAIINFSKGIKQISRYEPVIISLSTSIGVNKLGNIEIINIDKGLGLLSSFRILLGSPSPLKPFKKYLHDDGIYIVAVEDIIPVSEFKDDLIYWSQGVLTSVFFWEPFIRRNKLVSALASPFLLYNAIKFSNFVKKYKVVLANSKTSAVYVSLLYNRPPKAVVYPPLNTDFFKPSKNKEKFVLVFLKRGYPSHVDLLTKIAEKVKMKSIGYKIPNAEYLERVSDEELRDLYSSALVTLYPIDFEYYGYIPVESMAAGTPVIAFRYSGGPAETIVDGETGWLASDEEEFYRLTIKVYNEGYPEDTSVKSRKRAEEFSIQNQTKLLLSIIEKLKA; via the coding sequence ATGAAGATCTTTTTCCTCACCAGTCGTCTTAAAGAAAGAGACGGGGCCAGTAGGGCTATAATAAATTTTTCTAAAGGAATAAAACAAATAAGTCGATATGAACCAGTAATTATTTCATTATCTACCTCAATAGGCGTAAACAAACTTGGAAACATAGAAATAATTAATATCGATAAAGGTTTAGGGCTGCTTTCAAGCTTTAGAATTCTTTTAGGCTCTCCGTCCCCTCTAAAGCCCTTTAAAAAATATCTTCATGATGATGGAATATACATAGTCGCTGTTGAAGACATAATTCCCGTTTCAGAATTTAAAGACGACTTAATCTATTGGAGTCAAGGAGTGTTAACTAGTGTATTTTTCTGGGAACCGTTTATTAGAAGGAATAAGCTAGTTTCAGCATTAGCGTCTCCATTTCTCCTATATAATGCGATAAAATTCTCGAATTTCGTTAAGAAATATAAGGTTGTATTAGCGAATAGTAAAACCTCAGCCGTCTATGTTTCTTTACTTTACAACAGACCCCCTAAGGCAGTAGTTTACCCGCCCTTAAATACAGATTTCTTTAAACCTTCTAAGAATAAAGAGAAGTTCGTGTTAGTGTTTCTAAAAAGAGGATATCCTTCTCACGTAGATCTGCTAACTAAAATCGCGGAAAAAGTAAAGATGAAGAGCATAGGGTATAAGATACCTAACGCCGAGTATTTAGAGAGAGTTTCTGATGAGGAATTAAGGGATCTCTACTCTTCAGCATTGGTTACATTGTACCCTATTGACTTCGAGTATTATGGTTATATACCGGTTGAGTCTATGGCCGCTGGGACACCAGTAATTGCTTTTAGGTATTCTGGGGGACCAGCTGAGACTATAGTAGATGGGGAAACAGGTTGGTTAGCATCAGATGAAGAGGAGTTTTATAGACTAACAATAAAAGTTTATAACGAAGGTTACCCAGAAGATACTAGTGTGAAAAGCAGAAAAAGAGCTGAAGAGTTTTCTATACAAAATCAGACTAAACTGCTGTTATCTATTATTGAGAAACTAAAAGCATGA